One window of the Candidatus Zixiibacteriota bacterium genome contains the following:
- a CDS encoding Xenobiotic-transporting ATPase: protein MSIDLEDDIKTTPEEDSVSYYQAFKNLVPLLRPHHKSLLFCFALLMGTTVLSLWWPVLMKHALDVDIKNDDIHGLLVTVLLIAVSQGVTLVLQYIQRLKLEIIGQDIMVELKRRLFHHILSLDVSFYDKHPVGRLMARVESDTESLRLLFTNTVVLLLGDLILAAGVFAVMFYYSWRLTLILMAMLPALLILIYFYQRITTPYFLDLRKKMAEVTATLTEFLHGMSIIQIFHRGEYARSRLNEANRLKFRNDIVVHVGSGFFFNTVFLLQYVMIALVLYFGIKWSGQGIITVGVIGMFIILIWRAFDPIYRISEQLGNIQKAMTGAKRIFSLLANRERLPDAVHPVTWPRLSRGIAFEDVSFSYTGDGNFALRNATFEIPVGRRIALAGVTGGGKSTVISLLLRFYDPQRGRILVDGIDIREISLEELRRRFALVLQDIFLFPGDVRSNIALETDNFSDEMISEAARTVEADRFIKRLPEGYRTEVSEKGSNFSRGERQLLSFARALVVNPDVLILDEATSSVDPETERTIQSSLQRLMAGRTSLIIAHRLSTILDVDQILVIRRGEIIERGTHTDLILQNGYYSKLFHLQFKNRNGVLANVG from the coding sequence ATGTCGATAGATCTTGAAGATGATATAAAAACCACCCCCGAAGAGGATTCGGTCAGTTACTACCAGGCGTTTAAGAACCTGGTGCCGCTCTTAAGGCCGCATCACAAGAGCCTCCTGTTCTGTTTCGCGCTCTTGATGGGGACGACCGTTCTTTCCCTATGGTGGCCGGTTCTGATGAAACATGCCCTCGATGTGGATATAAAGAACGACGATATCCACGGTCTCTTGGTCACGGTCCTTCTGATTGCTGTGAGCCAGGGCGTGACTCTGGTTCTGCAGTATATACAACGGCTCAAACTGGAGATTATCGGCCAGGATATCATGGTGGAACTGAAGCGGCGCCTGTTTCATCACATTTTGTCGCTTGATGTTTCCTTCTATGACAAGCATCCGGTGGGGCGGCTCATGGCGCGGGTGGAATCGGATACCGAATCGCTGCGGTTGCTCTTCACCAACACGGTCGTCCTGTTGCTGGGCGATTTGATTCTGGCGGCCGGAGTTTTTGCGGTTATGTTTTATTACAGTTGGCGGCTGACCCTGATACTGATGGCGATGCTTCCGGCCCTTTTGATTCTGATATATTTTTATCAGCGGATAACGACGCCGTATTTTCTGGATTTGCGCAAAAAAATGGCCGAGGTAACCGCCACCCTGACTGAATTTCTGCACGGCATGTCGATCATTCAGATCTTTCACCGCGGCGAATACGCTCGGAGCCGTCTGAATGAAGCCAACCGGCTGAAATTCCGCAATGATATCGTGGTGCATGTCGGATCCGGTTTCTTTTTCAATACCGTTTTTCTGCTGCAGTACGTGATGATCGCGCTGGTCCTTTATTTTGGTATCAAATGGTCGGGACAGGGGATCATAACGGTCGGGGTTATCGGCATGTTCATCATTCTTATCTGGCGGGCTTTCGATCCGATTTATCGGATTTCGGAACAACTGGGGAACATCCAGAAAGCGATGACCGGAGCCAAGAGAATCTTCTCGCTTCTGGCCAACCGGGAACGGCTCCCGGACGCGGTTCATCCCGTGACCTGGCCGAGATTGAGCCGGGGGATAGCGTTCGAGGATGTCTCGTTCTCGTACACCGGTGACGGGAACTTTGCCTTGCGGAACGCGACTTTTGAGATTCCCGTCGGGCGGCGGATCGCTCTGGCCGGCGTGACCGGGGGCGGAAAATCGACCGTGATATCGCTTCTGTTGCGGTTTTATGATCCCCAGCGGGGAAGAATACTGGTGGATGGAATAGATATCCGCGAGATTTCACTGGAGGAATTGCGCCGCCGCTTCGCCCTGGTTTTGCAGGACATATTCCTCTTCCCGGGGGATGTTCGCTCCAATATCGCCCTGGAGACCGACAATTTCAGCGATGAAATGATCTCCGAGGCGGCCCGGACGGTTGAGGCGGATCGCTTCATCAAGCGCCTGCCGGAAGGGTATCGCACCGAAGTTTCGGAAAAGGGCTCCAATTTCAGCCGGGGGGAAAGGCAACTTCTGTCATTCGCCCGGGCGCTGGTGGTGAATCCCGATGTATTGATTCTGGATGAAGCCACCAGTTCGGTCGATCCGGAGACGGAGCGCACCATACAGAGTTCGCTTCAGAGACTGATGGCGGGCAGGACCTCGCTCATAATAGCGCACCGTCTTTCGACCATTCTCGACGTGGACCAGATCCTGGTCATTCGTCGCGGAGAAATAATCGAGCGGGGAACGCATACCGATTTGATTCTGCAGAACGGGTATTATTCGAAACTGTTCCACCTGCAGTTCAAGAATCGGAACGGAGTACTGGCCAATGTGGGATAA
- a CDS encoding putative multidrug resistance ABC transporter ATP-binding/permease protein YheI (Evidence 3 : Putative function from multiple computational evidences) — translation MWDKIKWFWKYYRHYRYVLAVLIFLTPVQRILQVFIPRLIEFTVDYIKSGQVSDNWFALATVALGKDLGLSVGATFGLAFFALGLVATIVYTFVQAHRAWMNQKMEWLFRQDAFSGVTVKGPDFFNRFRTGDLVTRMTDDVAEKLSWFACSGIFRFYEALLMVIVSVIMMATINPMLTLWSVGPLPILVYIFFKTSTLLDKRYDHLQKKISSFNDVMEACFSGIRVVKAYVQEKAQKGKFELALQDRRGAEIAAVKTTAIVESMYGYIWQSVIVIVLVVGGMAVINARLTPGELVAFVYYVVWLVFPMFDIGQFLVKARQSAVSIDRLVELEKVRPLVQDGGTIPANGNIRGHIRFQNVSLSFPGSERKILDNISLEVQAGRTIAIVGRVGSGKSWLVNMIPRLVDPSGGEIILDGHDLKRFRLEDLRRVIGYVPQEPVLFSDTVRNNIVFGRDNISGDLVDWALDISQLKSEVALFPQGLDTFIGTRGMSISGGQKQRLALARALVGRPKILILDDCTSALDSRTEAALWGRLHEVMPEMTAVLITHRPDTLERADRIFVLEDGRVAESGSHAELIARDDGKYARIYRRYRLEAQVSNGQ, via the coding sequence ATGTGGGATAAGATAAAGTGGTTTTGGAAATATTACCGGCACTATCGCTATGTTCTGGCGGTGCTGATTTTTCTGACGCCGGTGCAGAGGATTTTGCAGGTTTTCATACCGCGCCTGATTGAATTTACGGTTGACTACATTAAATCCGGTCAGGTGTCGGATAACTGGTTTGCCCTTGCAACCGTGGCGCTGGGGAAAGATCTCGGCCTGTCGGTCGGGGCGACCTTCGGTCTGGCCTTCTTTGCGCTGGGCCTGGTGGCGACGATCGTTTATACCTTTGTCCAGGCGCACCGGGCCTGGATGAATCAGAAGATGGAGTGGTTGTTCCGTCAGGATGCTTTCAGCGGAGTTACTGTCAAGGGGCCGGACTTTTTCAACCGGTTCCGGACGGGCGATCTGGTGACCCGCATGACCGATGATGTCGCGGAAAAATTATCCTGGTTCGCCTGTTCCGGGATATTCCGGTTCTATGAAGCGCTTTTGATGGTAATCGTTTCGGTCATCATGATGGCAACCATCAATCCGATGCTGACACTCTGGTCGGTCGGGCCGCTCCCGATCCTGGTTTACATATTTTTTAAGACGTCGACCCTGCTGGATAAAAGGTACGACCATTTGCAGAAGAAGATTTCCTCGTTCAACGACGTAATGGAAGCCTGCTTCTCCGGAATCAGGGTGGTCAAGGCCTATGTGCAGGAAAAAGCCCAAAAGGGTAAATTCGAATTGGCCCTGCAGGATCGCCGCGGCGCCGAAATCGCCGCCGTCAAGACGACGGCGATCGTGGAGTCGATGTACGGTTATATCTGGCAATCGGTGATCGTAATCGTGCTCGTGGTCGGCGGCATGGCGGTGATAAACGCCCGATTGACTCCGGGCGAACTGGTCGCTTTCGTCTATTATGTGGTCTGGCTGGTGTTCCCGATGTTCGATATCGGGCAGTTTCTGGTCAAAGCCCGGCAATCGGCGGTATCGATCGATCGGCTGGTGGAACTGGAGAAGGTCCGCCCTCTGGTTCAGGACGGCGGGACAATTCCGGCCAACGGCAATATCCGGGGTCATATCCGTTTTCAGAATGTCAGCCTGTCTTTCCCCGGATCGGAACGAAAGATCCTGGATAACATTTCGCTCGAGGTTCAGGCGGGCAGGACGATAGCGATTGTCGGCAGAGTCGGATCGGGAAAATCGTGGCTGGTCAACATGATTCCACGTCTGGTGGATCCCAGCGGGGGTGAGATTATTCTCGACGGCCACGATCTGAAACGATTCCGTCTGGAGGATTTGCGCCGTGTCATCGGCTATGTGCCGCAGGAACCGGTCCTTTTCAGCGATACGGTACGCAATAATATTGTTTTCGGGCGGGATAATATCTCCGGCGATCTGGTCGACTGGGCGCTCGACATATCGCAGTTGAAAAGTGAAGTTGCCTTATTCCCTCAGGGTTTGGATACCTTCATTGGCACCAGAGGGATGTCGATTTCGGGCGGGCAAAAACAGCGGCTGGCGCTGGCCCGGGCCCTGGTGGGTAGGCCGAAAATTCTTATTCTCGACGATTGCACCTCGGCTCTTGATTCTCGCACCGAGGCGGCGTTGTGGGGAAGATTGCATGAAGTGATGCCGGAAATGACGGCGGTCCTGATCACGCACCGTCCCGATACCCTGGAACGGGCCGACAGGATTTTTGTCCTTGAGGACGGACGCGTGGCCGAGTCGGGGAGCCATGCCGAGTTGATCGCCCGAGATGACGGCAAGTATGCCCGTATATATCGTCGTTATCGCCTTGAGGCGCAAGTCAGCAACGGGCAATAA
- a CDS encoding hypothetical protein (Evidence 5 : Unknown function): MQGLLNHGGRGNLKCLIAVSLFLCWSLVSTNLLAGQGGLEAETASPNSIALSWTAPGDDSTVGTAAQYDLRYSTAAITDANWNSATQATGEPTPGAAGTHEVFTVAGLTPSTNYYFAIKTADEVGNWSVLSNIVAKATTSEITPPAAIANLSAGAATSSTVVLNWTAPGDDSLTGTAATYDIRYSTATITEANFGSATQAVGEPAPKAAGSAETFTVTGLNPNITYYFAIKTADEAPNWSALSNVVSKATSVETTPPSTIATLTAVSSTASSVTLNWRAPGDDGDVGTASQYDIRYSTATITDANWNAATQVTGEPSPQIAGTTETFSVTGLQSSTVYYFAIKTADEVPNWSGLSNIASRPTSAEQNPPAAITNLSTGTTTSTSVILNWTAPGDDGSTGTATQYDIRYSTSAITEANFGGASQLVGEPTPRVAGSAETFTVTGLTPSTTYYFAIKTADEVPNWSALSNVPSKTTLAESIPPAAITNLATGNATNTSIVLTWTAPGDDSLNGRATTYDIRYSTALITAANWNSATQVTGEPSPKSSGLSETFTVTGLQNGTLYYFAIKTADEVPNWSGLSNIPSKSTLDQIPPASIQDLSGIPGNNAGEIILFWSATGDDGYSGLAASYQLKYGTSQITEANWSSSQTYANLPAPLAAGNLQTITMSGLTPGQSYYMAMKACDDAENTSTISNLLSCTAKEGVLADDEYQAQPVSPAPGELLRSSHPTLVVQNVTSLSSNYYSFEVAADSYFIDIIALSPPVPQGEGAVTSWKISERLAVDQIYYWRAKANTFPYSKIASFAVQPTAHAYPNPYNPAVAAGVTFTDLPDGADLILMSVSGSTIREWSNVNGNELAWDGTNQSGRSVSAGTYLWFVRNSNMKGKLVIIK, translated from the coding sequence ATGCAGGGGTTATTGAATCACGGCGGTCGGGGAAATTTGAAGTGTTTGATTGCCGTGAGCCTGTTTTTATGTTGGTCTCTCGTTTCTACTAATCTACTGGCCGGGCAAGGGGGTCTGGAGGCCGAAACCGCCAGCCCGAATTCCATTGCGCTATCATGGACCGCTCCGGGTGACGACAGTACAGTCGGAACCGCCGCTCAATATGATTTACGATATTCGACCGCGGCGATCACCGACGCCAACTGGAATTCCGCTACCCAGGCAACCGGTGAGCCGACTCCGGGCGCCGCCGGCACGCACGAAGTCTTTACCGTGGCCGGTCTGACACCGAGCACGAATTATTACTTTGCGATTAAGACGGCCGATGAGGTCGGCAACTGGTCCGTTCTATCTAACATAGTGGCCAAAGCCACCACGAGCGAGATAACGCCTCCCGCGGCAATAGCCAATTTAAGCGCCGGGGCGGCGACATCATCCACCGTGGTGCTGAATTGGACCGCTCCGGGAGATGACAGTCTGACCGGGACGGCCGCCACTTATGATATCCGATATTCCACCGCGACCATAACCGAAGCCAATTTTGGCAGTGCCACCCAGGCGGTCGGAGAACCGGCGCCGAAAGCGGCCGGAAGCGCCGAAACTTTCACGGTTACCGGCTTAAACCCGAACATAACCTACTACTTTGCGATCAAGACGGCTGATGAGGCGCCCAACTGGTCGGCCCTTTCCAATGTTGTCAGCAAGGCCACATCGGTTGAAACCACTCCACCGTCGACCATTGCCACCCTGACGGCGGTTTCATCGACCGCTTCGTCCGTGACCCTCAACTGGCGCGCTCCCGGTGATGACGGCGACGTGGGAACGGCATCCCAGTACGATATCCGTTATTCAACGGCGACCATAACCGATGCCAACTGGAATGCGGCCACCCAGGTCACCGGCGAACCGTCACCGCAGATCGCCGGCACCACCGAGACCTTTTCCGTTACCGGTCTGCAGTCAAGCACCGTCTATTATTTTGCCATCAAGACTGCCGACGAAGTCCCCAATTGGTCTGGCCTTTCCAATATCGCCAGCCGCCCGACCTCGGCCGAACAGAATCCGCCCGCCGCGATCACCAATTTGAGCACCGGAACAACGACTTCCACCTCTGTCATCCTCAACTGGACCGCCCCCGGGGACGATGGCAGTACCGGTACAGCAACACAGTATGATATTCGCTATTCGACATCCGCAATTACCGAGGCCAATTTCGGCGGTGCCTCCCAGTTAGTGGGTGAACCGACACCCAGAGTGGCCGGCAGTGCTGAGACATTTACTGTGACCGGTTTGACTCCCAGCACAACCTATTATTTTGCCATCAAGACTGCCGATGAAGTCCCCAACTGGTCGGCCTTATCCAATGTCCCGAGCAAAACAACTCTGGCGGAGAGTATCCCGCCGGCCGCCATCACCAACCTGGCGACCGGGAATGCCACCAACACCTCCATCGTCCTGACCTGGACCGCTCCGGGTGACGATAGTCTTAACGGCCGCGCCACCACTTATGATATCCGTTATTCCACTGCGCTCATCACCGCCGCCAACTGGAATTCGGCCACTCAGGTCACTGGGGAGCCGTCGCCGAAAAGTTCCGGCCTGTCCGAGACTTTCACGGTGACGGGGCTTCAAAACGGGACCCTCTATTATTTTGCCATCAAGACCGCCGACGAGGTGCCCAATTGGTCCGGCCTCTCGAATATCCCCAGTAAGTCGACCCTGGACCAGATCCCGCCCGCCTCAATTCAGGACCTGAGCGGTATTCCGGGGAATAACGCGGGTGAAATCATACTCTTCTGGTCGGCGACCGGTGACGATGGTTACAGCGGTCTGGCCGCGTCATACCAATTAAAGTACGGGACGTCGCAGATTACCGAAGCCAATTGGAGCAGTTCTCAGACCTATGCCAATCTTCCCGCTCCTTTGGCCGCGGGTAACCTGCAGACCATAACCATGTCCGGACTGACACCGGGCCAATCGTACTATATGGCTATGAAGGCCTGTGACGATGCCGAGAATACCTCAACTATTTCAAACTTATTGTCATGCACTGCCAAGGAAGGAGTCCTGGCTGATGATGAATATCAGGCTCAGCCGGTCAGTCCGGCCCCGGGCGAACTCCTGCGTTCCTCCCATCCGACGCTGGTGGTGCAGAATGTAACCTCATTGTCGTCCAATTATTATTCTTTTGAAGTGGCCGCCGATTCTTACTTCATCGATATAATCGCCCTTTCTCCCCCTGTCCCTCAGGGGGAGGGGGCGGTTACTTCCTGGAAAATTTCTGAGAGGTTGGCGGTCGACCAGATTTATTACTGGCGGGCCAAAGCGAACACCTTCCCCTATAGCAAAATCGCCAGTTTTGCGGTGCAGCCGACCGCTCATGCCTACCCCAATCCCTATAATCCAGCAGTCGCGGCCGGCGTGACTTTTACTGATTTGCCCGATGGCGCCGATTTGATCCTGATGAGCGTCTCCGGTTCGACTATCCGGGAATGGAGCAATGTCAATGGTAACGAATTGGCCTGGGACGGCACCAATCAATCCGGCCGTTCGGTTTCGGCCGGGACCTATCTCTGGTTTGTCCGTAACTCCAACATGAAAGGAAAACTGGTAATTATTAAATAA